The Egibacteraceae bacterium genome has a segment encoding these proteins:
- a CDS encoding slipin family protein translates to MEIDGILLFVAVLAALLLALAVAAIKIVQEYERGVIFRLGKVLEGAKGPGLFFIVPIIDKMVKVNLQTVTVNVPSQEVITRDNVTVRVDAVAYFNVVEPVKAVVAIQNYMFGTSQVCQTTLRSVCGTAELDELLAERERLNSQIQRIVDELTEPWGVKVTLVEIKDVNLGADIQRAMARQAEAERDRRAKIINAEGEFQAAEKLQEAAAVMADEPIAYQLRVLQTLNSVAAENNSTLVLPIPMELLMGFKGLSDSAKD, encoded by the coding sequence ATGGAGATCGACGGGATCCTGCTGTTCGTCGCCGTGCTGGCGGCCTTGCTGTTGGCCCTCGCTGTTGCGGCCATCAAGATCGTGCAGGAGTACGAGCGCGGCGTGATCTTCCGCCTCGGCAAAGTCCTGGAGGGCGCGAAGGGCCCCGGGCTGTTCTTCATCGTGCCGATCATCGACAAGATGGTGAAGGTCAACCTGCAGACGGTCACGGTCAACGTGCCCTCCCAGGAGGTCATCACCCGCGACAACGTCACGGTGCGCGTCGACGCCGTCGCCTACTTCAACGTGGTGGAGCCGGTCAAGGCCGTCGTGGCCATCCAGAACTACATGTTCGGCACCTCGCAGGTGTGCCAGACGACGCTGCGCAGCGTGTGCGGCACGGCCGAGCTCGACGAGCTGCTCGCCGAACGCGAGCGGCTGAACTCGCAGATCCAGCGCATCGTGGACGAGCTCACCGAGCCGTGGGGCGTCAAGGTCACCCTCGTGGAGATCAAGGACGTGAACCTCGGGGCCGACATCCAGCGGGCGATGGCCCGCCAGGCCGAGGCGGAACGCGACCGCCGGGCGAAGATCATCAACGCCGAGGGGGAGTTCCAGGCGGCCGAGAAACTGCAGGAGGCGGCGGCGGTCATGGCCGACGAGCCGATCGCCTACCAGCTGCGCGTGCTGCAGACCCTGAACTCCGTGGCCGCCGAGAACAACTCGACGCTGGTCCTGCCGATTCCCATGGAGCTGCTGATGGGCTTCAAGGGCCTGAGCGACAGCGCGAAGGACTGA
- a CDS encoding NfeD family protein: protein MTPRRLVRRLPASAAGVLLLAGLLVGLLAVTVSAQDGAPTITIVEVDGLLDRSTAAFLTDALADAQADADEVFVVSLDSPGALRVSGDELAAQIAGSEVPVVVWVGPPGAAAAGAAATLAEAAHVLALAPGSTLGPARPGALDEGTPAGPAVTVSAEGLAVDVDAPSGARVLDEAEILDEDVAAIVAPRLNDVLSELDGRRVTVAGATRTLEVDSSAVHVRFANPGLWRQMLHGLANPSLAYVLLLSGALALAFEIFQPGFGVAGVSGLGLLGFGLYGVVSLPVAWWAFALVAVGLALLAADLAVGGLGPLTAVGTGLLGVGSWFLFTGPDLVALPAWLALLGTACAVLFFVPVMTMVLRAQGSQAMAGAEQVVGRTGIVRSMLNPEGHVFIDGALWRARAPEAAGRVKTGTQVRVVGLNDRLTLDVELVDAPQEATR, encoded by the coding sequence ATGACTCCCCGTCGTCTCGTGCGTCGGCTGCCCGCCAGCGCCGCCGGCGTCCTCCTGCTCGCCGGGCTGCTCGTCGGTCTGCTGGCGGTCACCGTCAGCGCGCAGGACGGCGCCCCCACCATCACCATCGTCGAGGTGGACGGTCTCCTCGACCGCTCGACCGCGGCCTTCCTGACCGACGCGCTCGCCGACGCGCAGGCCGACGCCGACGAGGTGTTCGTCGTCTCGCTGGACAGCCCGGGGGCCCTGCGGGTCTCCGGCGACGAGCTCGCGGCCCAGATCGCCGGCTCCGAGGTGCCCGTCGTCGTGTGGGTGGGCCCGCCGGGGGCCGCGGCGGCCGGTGCGGCGGCGACGCTCGCCGAGGCCGCGCACGTCCTCGCCCTGGCGCCCGGTTCCACGCTCGGGCCGGCCCGGCCCGGCGCCCTGGACGAGGGCACGCCGGCGGGCCCGGCGGTGACGGTGTCCGCCGAGGGTCTGGCCGTGGACGTCGACGCCCCGTCCGGCGCGCGCGTGCTGGACGAGGCCGAGATCCTGGACGAGGACGTCGCGGCGATCGTGGCGCCCCGGCTGAACGACGTCCTGAGCGAGCTCGACGGGCGGCGGGTGACGGTGGCGGGCGCGACCCGCACGCTCGAGGTCGACTCGTCGGCGGTGCACGTGCGGTTCGCCAACCCCGGCCTGTGGCGGCAGATGCTGCACGGCCTCGCGAACCCATCCCTGGCCTATGTCCTGCTGCTGTCGGGCGCGCTGGCGCTGGCCTTCGAGATCTTCCAGCCGGGCTTCGGGGTCGCCGGGGTCTCCGGGCTCGGACTGCTCGGCTTCGGCCTCTACGGGGTCGTGTCCCTGCCGGTGGCGTGGTGGGCGTTCGCCCTCGTGGCCGTCGGTCTGGCCCTGCTGGCCGCGGACCTCGCCGTGGGCGGACTCGGACCGCTGACCGCGGTCGGGACCGGCCTGCTGGGGGTCGGCTCGTGGTTCCTGTTCACCGGGCCCGACCTGGTCGCGCTGCCGGCGTGGTTGGCGCTCCTCGGCACGGCCTGCGCCGTGCTCTTCTTCGTCCCCGTGATGACGATGGTGCTGCGGGCCCAGGGCAGCCAGGCGATGGCCGGCGCCGAGCAGGTGGTGGGCCGCACGGGGATCGTCCGGTCGATGCTGAACCCCGAGGGGCACGTGTTCATCGACGGGGCGCTGTGGCGGGCCCGGGCCCCCGAGGCGGCCGGCAGGGTCAAGACCGGCACGCAGGTGCGGGTCGTGGGGTTGAACGACCGCCTGACCCTGGACGTGGAGCTCGTGGACGCGCCGCAGGAAGCCACCCGGTAG
- a CDS encoding ArsA-related P-loop ATPase, with the protein MDVTNLLDPRVLFVTGKGGVGKSSVAAALAVASARTGRTTCLVEVEGRQTMARLFGTEPWDFTEHQFRPGLFGMSIDPEASLVEYLDMFYGARRLSKLVVGSTAVEFATTAAPGIKDVLLIGKVKEMERRRDEDGRFHYDLVVVDAPPTGRIVNFLRAPDATTELVNVGPIRTQAQSVVDMLLDAGRTHLQLVTLLEEMPVSETADSAAALRELGVTLGPILVNRVLPDRFDDHAKAAFHDLDAAQLVAVLADAGLDVAPEAAADLRALGERHLARLGLQDRMRERLAGALDLPCLELPYLHTDRFEEHELAALADIIEEAVQQ; encoded by the coding sequence GTGGACGTCACGAACCTGCTCGATCCCCGCGTGCTGTTCGTCACGGGCAAGGGCGGGGTCGGCAAGTCGTCGGTGGCCGCGGCGCTGGCCGTGGCCAGCGCGCGCACGGGACGCACCACCTGCCTCGTGGAGGTCGAGGGCCGCCAGACCATGGCGCGGCTGTTCGGCACGGAGCCGTGGGACTTCACCGAGCACCAGTTCCGGCCGGGGCTGTTCGGCATGTCGATCGACCCGGAGGCCTCGCTGGTCGAGTACCTCGACATGTTCTACGGCGCCCGGCGGCTCTCGAAGCTGGTCGTGGGCTCCACCGCCGTCGAGTTCGCCACGACCGCCGCCCCCGGGATCAAGGACGTCCTGCTGATCGGCAAGGTGAAGGAGATGGAGCGCCGCCGGGACGAGGACGGGCGCTTCCACTACGACCTCGTCGTCGTCGACGCGCCGCCCACCGGACGGATCGTGAACTTCCTGCGGGCCCCCGACGCCACCACCGAGCTCGTCAACGTCGGCCCGATCCGCACCCAGGCCCAGTCGGTGGTGGACATGCTCCTGGACGCCGGCAGGACCCACCTGCAGCTGGTGACCCTCCTCGAGGAGATGCCGGTCAGCGAGACGGCCGACAGCGCGGCGGCCCTGCGCGAGCTCGGCGTCACGCTGGGGCCGATCCTGGTCAACCGCGTCCTGCCGGACCGGTTCGACGACCATGCCAAGGCCGCCTTCCATGACCTGGACGCGGCGCAGCTCGTCGCGGTGCTGGCCGACGCCGGCCTGGACGTGGCGCCCGAGGCCGCCGCGGACCTGCGGGCGCTGGGCGAGCGCCACCTCGCCCGCCTGGGACTGCAGGACCGGATGCGCGAGCGACTTGCCGGCGCGCTGGACCTGCCGTGCCTGGAGCTGCCCTACCTGCACACCGACCGCTTCGAGGAGCACGAGCTGGCGGCCCTGGCCGACATCATCGAGGAGGCGGTCCAGCAATGA
- a CDS encoding ArsA-related P-loop ATPase, with amino-acid sequence MTRALDAARAHDLGPVVAERHVVVCTGSGGVGKTTTAAALAVGAADAGRRTIVLTIDPARRLAQSLGLHALDNSPRAVADVPNLDAMMLDMRGTFDEVIDRHAPSLARAQAIRSNRFYKQLSESLAGTQEYMAMEKLYDLHESQVYDCIVIDTPPTRNALDFLDAPKRLTDFLEGRFLKMFLSPGLRAGKTIGRAATWGTGMFMKAASRITGAGVLQDLAEFFHNFEGMYAGFKERAQAVYKLLQRPSSAFVVVATPEEPALREARYFLQRLAQDGMPTAGVVVNRTTPPPDPALGLPDQETIAAVVGPLAAGDPGQRAGAALLRLHHDRIDVAHRQRRAVSAALHGIDPRALVEVPLQSADVHELGALRALGSWLYGAGAGPDTT; translated from the coding sequence GTGACCCGGGCGCTGGACGCCGCCCGCGCCCACGACCTGGGCCCCGTGGTCGCCGAGCGCCACGTGGTCGTGTGCACCGGCTCTGGCGGGGTCGGCAAGACGACCACGGCGGCAGCCCTGGCGGTCGGGGCGGCGGACGCCGGCCGGCGCACCATCGTGCTGACCATCGACCCGGCGCGGCGCCTGGCCCAGTCGCTCGGGCTGCACGCGCTGGACAACAGCCCGCGCGCCGTGGCGGACGTGCCGAACCTGGACGCCATGATGCTGGACATGCGCGGGACCTTCGACGAGGTCATCGACCGGCACGCGCCGAGCCTGGCCCGCGCCCAGGCGATCCGGTCGAACCGCTTCTACAAGCAGCTCTCGGAGTCGCTCGCCGGCACCCAGGAGTACATGGCGATGGAGAAGCTGTACGACCTGCACGAGTCGCAGGTGTACGACTGCATCGTCATCGACACCCCCCCGACCCGCAACGCCCTGGACTTCCTGGATGCCCCCAAGCGCCTCACCGACTTCCTGGAGGGCCGCTTCCTCAAGATGTTCCTCTCCCCGGGCCTGCGGGCCGGCAAGACCATCGGGCGGGCCGCGACCTGGGGCACCGGCATGTTCATGAAGGCGGCGTCGCGCATCACCGGCGCGGGGGTCCTGCAGGACCTCGCCGAGTTCTTCCACAACTTCGAGGGCATGTACGCCGGCTTCAAGGAGCGCGCCCAGGCGGTGTACAAGCTGCTGCAGCGCCCCTCCTCGGCGTTCGTGGTGGTGGCCACGCCCGAGGAGCCCGCACTGCGCGAAGCCCGCTACTTCCTCCAGCGCCTGGCGCAGGACGGCATGCCGACCGCGGGCGTCGTCGTCAACCGGACCACACCGCCGCCCGACCCGGCGCTGGGTCTGCCCGACCAGGAGACGATCGCCGCGGTCGTGGGCCCCCTGGCCGCGGGCGACCCCGGACAGCGGGCTGGCGCCGCCCTGCTGCGGCTGCATCACGACCGCATCGACGTCGCGCACCGCCAGCGCCGGGCGGTGTCGGCCGCACTGCACGGAATCGATCCCCGGGCGCTCGTCGAGGTGCCGCTGCAGTCCGCCGACGTCCACGAGCTGGGCGCCCTGCGGGCCCTCGGCAGCTGGTTGTACGGCGCCGGCGCCGGGCCCGACACCACCTGA
- a CDS encoding transglycosylase domain-containing protein — protein sequence MTVRSPAWPRLRMPPPPARTLDVAAQRLAAPWQGGPFVLRLALVVVSIGGAALLLAASIAPSANLAGGLLDVIDGQLISQIPPLPEDLGEAAERSVVYDREGGEIAVLRVENRRIIELDEVPMHVRQAVIATEDTAFDQHHGVNWRAIVRALAGNVTAGDITSGASTITQQLVKNRVVGSAQTVDRKLREAVYAIELEQRFTKAEILEAYLNEVYLGNGVYGVGTAAEYYWGKDTRDLTVAEGALLAGIIRSPLHNDPVDDPLAAVRRRNIVLEQMAEEGFLDPADAESLQSTPLHLDVHELPEGRNPYLVDYVRELLKADPALGDDEVERDQTVLLGGLEIHTTLDPALQEVAHVVAELLPGDDAPLGALTAVDPRTGELLAMGIGPHPYGPGPGQVDVNPAVPEGGGSGRQPGSAFKPFELVAALEDGISPTYVFDAAARYTHTDPACAGHSVGNYADASQGRLDMAAATARSSNTYFAHLLDRTGPAKLAEVAQRMGIDQPLEPLCSLVLGAADVYPLQMASAFGTLANAGVHCPPFAIARVLDREGRVISEGGGDCAAAVDPGVAARTTALLRGPIESGTASRRGGIGRPAAGKTGTTDEYHNAWFVGYIPQLSTAAWVGHEQPRTLTDPRCGGAVTGGCLPTMLWQEFMTRAIAARGLPVESFPAPPPLPLGTVPGVVGAEVATAEATLADAGFSATTETVTDHREAGTVVTQDPPGGTQTELGSAVALGVSDGQGAPPRMPDLVGLPLADARQRLSDLDLDVVVVEVPVADPAALGEVVGQRPSAGTSTADLQAATLEVGRARTAEDPDPAPSTPPSPAPTAPPDAVPAPDPTAPSRPPPDEEEQPLLPRPIRPPPQ from the coding sequence ATGACCGTGCGATCCCCCGCGTGGCCGCGCCTTCGTATGCCGCCACCCCCCGCACGCACACTCGATGTCGCCGCCCAGCGGCTGGCAGCCCCCTGGCAGGGGGGCCCGTTCGTGCTGCGCCTGGCACTGGTCGTGGTCAGCATCGGGGGCGCCGCCCTGCTGCTGGCCGCCAGTATCGCGCCGTCCGCAAACCTCGCCGGCGGGCTGCTCGACGTGATCGACGGGCAGCTCATCTCCCAGATCCCCCCGCTGCCCGAGGACCTGGGTGAAGCGGCCGAGCGCAGCGTGGTCTACGACCGCGAGGGCGGCGAGATCGCCGTGCTGCGCGTGGAGAACCGCCGCATCATCGAGCTGGACGAGGTGCCGATGCACGTCCGGCAGGCGGTCATCGCCACCGAGGACACGGCCTTCGACCAGCACCACGGCGTGAACTGGCGGGCCATCGTCCGCGCCCTGGCCGGCAACGTCACGGCAGGCGACATCACCAGCGGCGCCTCGACGATCACCCAGCAGCTCGTCAAGAACCGGGTGGTGGGCTCCGCGCAGACGGTGGACCGCAAGCTGCGCGAGGCCGTGTACGCCATCGAGCTGGAGCAGCGCTTCACCAAGGCCGAGATCCTCGAGGCCTACCTGAACGAGGTCTACCTCGGCAACGGCGTCTACGGCGTCGGGACCGCCGCCGAGTACTACTGGGGCAAGGACACGCGCGACCTGACCGTCGCCGAGGGGGCGCTGCTCGCCGGCATCATCCGCTCGCCCCTCCACAACGACCCCGTCGACGATCCCCTGGCCGCGGTGCGTCGACGCAACATCGTGCTCGAGCAGATGGCCGAGGAGGGATTCCTCGATCCCGCCGACGCGGAGAGCCTGCAGTCCACGCCCCTGCACCTGGACGTCCACGAGCTGCCCGAGGGCCGCAACCCCTACCTCGTGGACTACGTGCGCGAGCTGCTGAAGGCGGATCCCGCGCTCGGCGACGACGAGGTCGAGCGTGACCAGACCGTGCTGCTCGGCGGTCTGGAGATCCACACGACGCTGGATCCGGCGTTGCAGGAGGTCGCGCACGTCGTCGCCGAGCTGCTGCCCGGCGACGACGCCCCGCTCGGCGCGCTGACCGCCGTGGACCCGAGGACCGGCGAGCTGCTCGCGATGGGCATCGGGCCGCATCCCTACGGCCCGGGCCCGGGGCAGGTCGACGTGAACCCCGCCGTCCCCGAGGGCGGCGGCAGCGGTCGGCAGCCCGGATCGGCGTTCAAGCCGTTCGAGCTGGTGGCGGCCCTGGAGGACGGCATCTCCCCGACGTACGTGTTCGACGCGGCGGCCCGCTACACCCACACCGACCCGGCGTGCGCCGGGCACTCGGTCGGCAACTACGCCGACGCCAGCCAGGGGCGGCTCGACATGGCCGCCGCCACGGCCCGCTCGAGCAACACCTACTTCGCCCACCTGCTCGACCGGACCGGTCCGGCCAAGCTGGCCGAGGTCGCGCAGCGCATGGGGATCGACCAGCCCCTGGAGCCGCTGTGCTCGCTGGTGCTCGGGGCCGCCGACGTCTATCCCCTGCAGATGGCCTCGGCGTTCGGCACCCTCGCCAACGCCGGGGTACACTGCCCACCGTTCGCGATCGCCCGGGTGCTCGACCGCGAGGGACGGGTCATCTCGGAGGGCGGCGGGGACTGCGCCGCCGCCGTGGACCCCGGGGTGGCCGCCCGCACCACGGCCCTGCTGCGGGGCCCCATCGAGTCGGGCACGGCCTCCCGGCGCGGGGGGATCGGCCGTCCCGCGGCCGGCAAGACCGGCACCACGGACGAGTACCACAACGCCTGGTTCGTGGGGTACATCCCGCAGCTGTCGACCGCGGCGTGGGTGGGTCACGAGCAGCCACGGACGCTCACGGACCCCCGGTGCGGCGGCGCCGTCACCGGCGGGTGCCTGCCGACGATGCTGTGGCAGGAGTTCATGACCCGGGCCATCGCGGCCCGCGGCCTGCCGGTCGAGTCGTTCCCCGCGCCGCCGCCGTTGCCGCTGGGCACCGTGCCGGGGGTGGTGGGCGCCGAGGTCGCGACGGCGGAGGCGACGCTGGCCGACGCCGGTTTCTCGGCCACCACCGAGACCGTCACCGACCACCGCGAAGCCGGCACCGTGGTGACCCAGGACCCCCCGGGAGGCACACAGACCGAGCTGGGCTCGGCGGTGGCGCTCGGGGTGTCGGACGGGCAGGGCGCCCCGCCGCGGATGCCCGACCTCGTCGGCCTGCCCCTGGCCGACGCGCGGCAGCGGCTGTCCGACCTCGACCTCGACGTCGTGGTGGTCGAGGTGCCCGTGGCCGACCCGGCCGCGCTCGGCGAGGTCGTGGGCCAGCGGCCATCCGCCGGCACGAGCACGGCGGACCTGCAGGCCGCCACGCTGGAGGTGGGCCGGGCGCGCACCGCCGAGGACCCCGATCCCGCACCCTCCACGCCGCCGTCGCCGGCCCCCACCGCGCCGCCCGACGCCGTCCCCGCCCCGGACCCGACCGCGCCGTCCAGACCGCCCCCTGACGAGGAGGAGCAGCCCCTGTTGCCCCGACCGATCCGCCCACCGCCCCAGTGA
- a CDS encoding metallophosphoesterase yields the protein MSRLRRAGLGLAGAGATGIAYASLVERRAFRLRHVTVPTLHPSAGRPLRVLHLSDLHLLPWQDRKLAFVRACARAGPDVVVATGDLLGHPEAVEPAIAALNDLARGRVALAVLGSNDVFGPEPKNPARYLVAPSSDFGGPRLDTERLVGGLRAGGWELFGNRRDEVRTPAGLLDVAGLADPHAGWDRPEEVDWSAPTRQTVVRLGLVHAPYLRALDAFADGGYDLVLAGHTHGGQLRVPGIGALVDNCDLPLRQARGLSHHHGTWLHVSAGLGESQYAPVRFACPPEATVLDLVTPAGSAAL from the coding sequence GTGAGCCGCCTGCGGCGAGCCGGGCTCGGGCTGGCGGGCGCCGGGGCCACGGGCATCGCCTACGCGAGCCTGGTGGAGCGCCGGGCCTTCCGCCTGCGCCACGTCACCGTGCCGACCCTGCACCCCTCGGCCGGCCGGCCCCTTCGGGTGCTGCACCTGTCCGACCTGCACCTGCTCCCCTGGCAGGACCGCAAGCTCGCGTTCGTGCGGGCCTGCGCACGCGCCGGTCCCGACGTGGTGGTCGCGACCGGGGACCTGCTGGGCCACCCCGAGGCCGTCGAGCCGGCGATCGCCGCGTTGAACGATCTCGCCCGCGGCCGGGTAGCCCTCGCGGTCCTCGGCTCCAACGACGTGTTCGGCCCCGAGCCGAAGAACCCGGCGCGCTACCTGGTGGCGCCGAGCTCGGACTTCGGCGGTCCGCGGCTGGACACCGAGCGGCTCGTCGGCGGCCTGCGCGCGGGCGGCTGGGAGCTCTTCGGCAACCGCCGCGACGAGGTGCGCACCCCGGCGGGACTGCTCGACGTCGCGGGTCTGGCGGATCCCCATGCGGGCTGGGACCGGCCCGAGGAGGTGGACTGGTCGGCCCCGACCCGCCAGACCGTCGTGCGCCTGGGGCTCGTGCACGCCCCCTACCTGCGCGCCCTGGACGCCTTCGCCGACGGGGGGTACGACCTCGTGCTGGCCGGCCACACCCACGGCGGACAGCTGCGCGTGCCCGGCATCGGGGCCCTGGTGGACAACTGCGACCTGCCGCTGCGCCAGGCGCGCGGCCTGTCGCACCACCACGGGACCTGGTTGCACGTCTCCGCCGGCCTCGGCGAGTCGCAGTACGCCCCGGTGCGCTTCGCCTGCCCCCCGGAGGCCACCGTCCTCGACCTCGTCACCCCGGCCGGCAGCGCGGCCCTTTGA
- a CDS encoding MazG nucleotide pyrophosphohydrolase domain-containing protein, whose product MDLDDFQARMRLLYGDRDRERGLARTFAWFTEECGELSRALFRGDDEDRRREFADVLAWLASLADQAGVDLAAAAERYTAGCPRCLATPCACRR is encoded by the coding sequence ATGGACCTCGACGATTTCCAGGCGCGGATGCGCCTGCTCTACGGCGACCGCGACCGCGAGCGGGGACTGGCCCGCACCTTCGCGTGGTTCACCGAGGAGTGCGGCGAGCTGTCGCGGGCGCTGTTCCGCGGCGACGACGAGGACCGCCGGCGCGAGTTCGCCGACGTGCTCGCCTGGCTCGCCTCCCTGGCCGACCAGGCCGGCGTCGACCTCGCCGCCGCCGCCGAGCGCTACACGGCGGGGTGCCCGCGCTGCCTCGCGACGCCCTGCGCCTGCCGACGGTAG
- a CDS encoding GNAT family N-acetyltransferase, with protein sequence MGFRLLRPDEAAGTARRAAVCFGAELDDAAVERWRGLLDREEVWGLTDAADRVLAHGRLRRVDHWLLGRRVPTQHVASVAVPPEHRGSGVAAELMRAAVRQGASAGSGLSLLFPATVALYRRLGYEHAGALPRYRLDARAAPAVGPALRRAEGDADWAAIRMCGDRAASRLHGPAVRPADRWAQLRDSAYHYVLDATDGLDAYVLFDHRREPGDWQYTLSITDWGALSARGLAGVVGLVGRHGTVGKAATFRGPVPEVWSFLVAEQDVAQVSRLWWMARGLDLDAAIAHRGFPVGLTASVTLAVDDPLLPDHQGPWRLEVAGGRGTLEPAPDADVRLDARAVGPLVTGFRTPRDLVLADLAAGPPAALEVLGAAFAGPVPVIQDFF encoded by the coding sequence GTGGGCTTTCGGCTGCTGCGCCCCGACGAGGCCGCCGGCACGGCCCGGCGGGCCGCGGTGTGCTTCGGCGCGGAGCTCGACGATGCGGCGGTCGAGCGCTGGCGGGGCCTCCTCGACCGCGAGGAGGTGTGGGGGCTCACCGACGCTGCGGACCGCGTCCTGGCCCACGGCCGACTCCGCCGCGTCGACCACTGGTTGCTCGGCAGGCGGGTGCCGACCCAGCACGTCGCAAGCGTCGCGGTCCCGCCCGAGCACCGCGGCAGCGGGGTGGCCGCCGAGCTCATGCGCGCGGCCGTGCGCCAAGGCGCCTCCGCCGGCAGCGGGCTGTCGCTGCTGTTTCCCGCCACGGTGGCGCTGTACCGCCGGCTCGGCTACGAGCACGCCGGCGCGTTGCCCCGCTACCGCCTGGACGCCCGCGCGGCGCCCGCGGTCGGGCCCGCTCTCCGCCGCGCCGAGGGCGACGCCGACTGGGCGGCCATCCGCATGTGCGGCGACCGCGCCGCCAGCCGCCTGCACGGCCCGGCGGTCCGCCCCGCGGACCGGTGGGCCCAGCTGCGCGACAGCGCCTACCACTACGTGCTCGACGCGACCGACGGGCTCGACGCCTACGTCCTGTTCGACCACCGCCGCGAGCCCGGCGACTGGCAGTACACCCTGTCCATCACCGACTGGGGCGCGCTGTCGGCACGCGGGCTGGCCGGCGTGGTCGGGCTGGTCGGCCGACACGGCACCGTCGGCAAGGCCGCCACGTTCCGCGGTCCGGTCCCGGAGGTGTGGTCGTTCCTCGTGGCCGAGCAAGACGTCGCGCAGGTCAGCCGCCTGTGGTGGATGGCCCGGGGGCTGGACCTGGACGCCGCGATCGCGCACCGCGGCTTCCCCGTCGGCCTGACCGCGAGCGTGACGCTGGCGGTCGACGACCCGCTGCTGCCCGACCACCAGGGCCCGTGGCGCCTGGAGGTCGCCGGCGGTCGGGGGACCCTCGAGCCGGCCCCGGACGCCGACGTACGCCTCGACGCCCGCGCCGTCGGCCCGCTCGTCACGGGGTTTCGCACGCCCCGCGACCTGGTCCTGGCCGACCTGGCCGCCGGGCCGCCGGCGGCGCTGGAGGTGCTCGGGGCCGCGTTCGCCGGCCCCGTCCCGGTGATCCAGGACTTCTTCTGA
- a CDS encoding anti-sigma factor has protein sequence MTTDVHELAGAYALDALDEEERRSFERHLDDCGDCRVEVDEFQATGALLGTIADEEPPPGMRDRLLAAVAATPQAAPERAPVALPAQEEVPAQAGVPVQAGVPASAPVDELKGRRERLRQLLPAVAAVIVLGVAGVTVVVTQTGTEPAADDQLAEAVAAPDARIVDLAAPDGATARLVWSDERGGGVFVTDGLAAAPSGHAYALWVIEAETPVLLGMFQPDEVGHASHRIDDQPPAGLTVAVTVEEEAGVQAPTTDPIIVGEL, from the coding sequence GTGACTACTGACGTTCACGAGCTGGCCGGCGCCTACGCGCTCGACGCCCTCGACGAGGAGGAGCGGCGGTCCTTCGAGCGCCATCTCGACGACTGCGGGGACTGCCGCGTCGAGGTCGACGAGTTCCAGGCCACCGGCGCGCTGCTCGGGACCATCGCCGACGAGGAGCCGCCCCCGGGGATGCGCGATCGGCTGCTCGCGGCCGTCGCGGCCACGCCGCAGGCGGCGCCGGAGCGCGCGCCCGTCGCGCTGCCCGCGCAGGAGGAAGTACCGGCGCAGGCGGGGGTGCCGGTGCAAGCGGGGGTGCCGGCGTCCGCGCCGGTGGACGAGCTCAAGGGTCGGCGCGAGCGCCTGCGCCAGCTGCTGCCCGCCGTCGCGGCGGTGATCGTCCTCGGGGTGGCGGGCGTGACCGTCGTCGTGACCCAGACCGGCACCGAGCCGGCCGCCGACGACCAGCTCGCCGAGGCCGTCGCCGCACCCGACGCGCGGATCGTGGACCTCGCCGCTCCCGATGGGGCGACCGCCCGGCTGGTGTGGTCCGACGAGCGGGGCGGCGGGGTGTTCGTGACCGACGGTCTGGCGGCCGCTCCCAGCGGGCACGCCTATGCGCTGTGGGTGATCGAGGCCGAGACCCCGGTGCTGCTCGGCATGTTCCAGCCGGACGAGGTCGGCCACGCGAGCCACCGCATCGACGACCAGCCCCCTGCCGGGCTCACCGTGGCCGTCACGGTCGAGGAGGAGGCGGGCGTGCAGGCGCCCACCACCGACCCGATCATCGTCGGTGAGCTGTAG